A window of Streptomyces sp. SAI-127 contains these coding sequences:
- a CDS encoding metal-dependent hydrolase, translating to MMGPAHSLSGAAAWLGVGAAAAATGHTMPWPVLLAGALICAGAALAPDLDHKAATISRAFGPVSRGLCEIVDKLSYAVYKATKKQGDPRRSGGHRTLTHTWLWAVMIGAGSSVAAITGGRWAVLAILFVHMVLAIEGLLWRATRGSSADVLVWLLAATSAWIIAGVLDKPGNGSDWLFTQPGQEYLWLGLPVVLGALVHDIGDALTVSGCPVLWPIPVGRKRWYPIGPPKFMRFRAGSWVELKVLMPVFMLLGGVGCAAALNFI from the coding sequence ATGATGGGACCAGCACACTCGCTGTCGGGCGCCGCGGCCTGGCTGGGCGTAGGCGCGGCCGCCGCCGCCACGGGGCACACCATGCCGTGGCCCGTACTGCTGGCCGGAGCCCTGATCTGCGCGGGCGCCGCGCTCGCTCCCGACCTCGACCACAAGGCGGCCACGATCTCGCGGGCCTTCGGGCCGGTCTCGCGGGGCCTGTGCGAGATCGTCGACAAACTCTCGTACGCCGTCTACAAGGCCACCAAGAAGCAGGGCGACCCGCGTCGTTCCGGTGGACACCGCACGCTCACCCACACCTGGCTGTGGGCCGTGATGATCGGCGCGGGCTCTTCGGTGGCGGCGATCACGGGCGGCCGCTGGGCGGTGCTGGCGATCCTGTTCGTGCACATGGTGCTGGCCATCGAAGGCCTGCTGTGGCGGGCGACCCGGGGCTCCAGCGCCGACGTCCTGGTCTGGCTGCTGGCCGCGACCAGCGCGTGGATCATAGCGGGTGTACTGGACAAGCCGGGCAACGGCTCGGACTGGCTGTTCACGCAGCCGGGCCAGGAGTACCTGTGGCTGGGGCTGCCGGTCGTGCTGGGCGCGCTCGTGCACGACATCGGGGACGCGCTGACGGTCTCCGGCTGCCCGGTCCTGTGGCCGATCCCGGTGGGCCGCAAGCGCTGGTACCCGATCGGCCCGCCGAAGTTCATGCGGTTCCGGGCGGGCAGTTGGGTCGAGCTGAAGGTGCTGATGCCGGTGTTCATGCTCCTCGGGGGAGTGGGCTGCGCGGCGGCGCTCAACTTCATCTGA
- a CDS encoding type B 50S ribosomal protein L31, translating into MQQDKQPDYHPVVFRDRSAGYAFLTRSTATSDRTIEWDDGETYPVVDVEISSESHPFYTGKARTVDSEGRVAAFERRYGGGTGQGS; encoded by the coding sequence ATGCAGCAGGACAAGCAGCCCGACTACCACCCGGTCGTCTTCCGTGACCGCTCGGCCGGCTACGCGTTCCTGACCCGGTCCACCGCCACCAGCGACCGGACCATCGAGTGGGACGACGGCGAGACCTACCCGGTGGTGGACGTGGAGATCTCCTCCGAGAGCCACCCCTTCTACACCGGCAAGGCGCGGACGGTGGACTCCGAGGGACGTGTGGCCGCCTTCGAGAGGCGGTACGGAGGCGGGACCGGTCAGGGCAGCTGA
- a CDS encoding DUF5709 domain-containing protein has protein sequence MDSSDGWGDDVYQPDGSEIQDDAGLLDAEDTLEDDGVDDPLDRGWSPPERPWAVEHSGVTAAERRQGETLDQRLAEERPDLAPADGDGIGDCDGSDGELLDNEVGAMRSGRLVAPDEGAHEDEESALIATDVGIDGAAASAEEAAMHIVDEEPLSG, from the coding sequence GTGGACAGCTCCGACGGATGGGGAGACGACGTCTACCAGCCCGACGGCTCCGAGATCCAGGACGACGCGGGTCTGCTCGACGCGGAGGACACCCTGGAGGACGACGGAGTCGACGACCCCCTCGACCGTGGCTGGTCCCCGCCGGAGAGACCGTGGGCGGTGGAGCACAGCGGTGTGACGGCCGCGGAGCGCCGGCAGGGCGAGACGCTGGACCAACGGCTCGCGGAGGAGAGGCCCGACCTCGCGCCGGCCGACGGTGACGGCATCGGCGACTGCGACGGCTCCGACGGCGAGCTCCTGGACAACGAGGTCGGCGCGATGCGCTCCGGCCGTCTCGTGGCCCCCGACGAAGGGGCCCACGAGGACGAGGAGAGCGCGCTGATCGCCACGGACGTGGGCATCGACGGTGCCGCTGCGTCCGCGGAGGAGGCCGCGATGCACATCGTCGACGAGGAGCCCCTGTCCGGCTGA
- a CDS encoding ABC transporter ATP-binding protein: protein MIGVAPPAYDPAAPTTANTLPVGATATVRAYVAELFHRHRRAFALLVGVNTVSVVASMVGPWLLGDLVERVSDGAKELHLELTAGLFVIALIIQAVFVREVRLRGSMLGERMLADLREDFLVRSVGLPPGVLERAGTGDLLSRITTDIDRLGNAMREAVPQLAIGVVWAALLLGGLVITAPPLAAAVLLALPVLVAGCRWYFKRAPSAYRSEAAGYAAVAAALAETVDAGRTVEAHRLSARRIELSERRIKEWTAWERYTLWLRSVLFPCINVSHVMILSSVLMVGGVFVLQGWIGVGQLTTGALIAQMLVDPVGLILRWYDELQVAQVSLARLVGVRDIEPSSGDAGLAPDGRDVHADRVHFGYVEGVDVLRKVSLEVAPGTRLALVGPSGAGKSTLGRLLAGIYAPRDGRITLGGAELSRMPAERVREHVALVNQEHHVFVGSLRDNLLLARTDATDAELWAALGAVDADGWAGALDDGLDTEVGSGGLTVTPAQAQQVALARLVLADPHTLVLDEATSLLDPRAARHLERSLARVLDGRTVVAIAHRLHTAHDADVIAVVENGRISELGSHDELVAADGAYAALWRSWHG from the coding sequence ATGATCGGCGTGGCGCCACCGGCCTACGATCCGGCGGCACCGACGACGGCGAACACCCTGCCCGTCGGAGCCACCGCGACCGTACGCGCCTACGTGGCCGAACTGTTCCACCGGCACCGCCGCGCCTTCGCGCTCCTCGTCGGCGTCAACACCGTCTCGGTCGTGGCCTCGATGGTCGGGCCCTGGCTGCTCGGTGACCTCGTCGAGCGGGTGTCGGACGGGGCGAAGGAACTCCATCTGGAGCTGACGGCCGGGCTGTTCGTGATCGCCCTGATCATCCAGGCCGTGTTCGTACGAGAGGTGCGACTGCGCGGTTCGATGCTCGGCGAGCGCATGCTGGCCGACCTGCGCGAGGACTTCCTCGTACGGTCGGTCGGCCTGCCGCCGGGCGTCCTGGAGCGGGCCGGGACCGGTGACCTGCTGTCCCGGATCACGACGGACATCGACCGGCTCGGCAACGCGATGCGCGAGGCCGTGCCACAGCTGGCGATCGGCGTGGTGTGGGCGGCCCTGCTCCTCGGCGGGCTCGTGATCACCGCGCCGCCGCTGGCCGCCGCCGTGCTGCTCGCCCTGCCGGTGCTGGTGGCCGGCTGCCGCTGGTACTTCAAGCGGGCGCCGTCCGCCTACCGCTCGGAGGCCGCCGGGTACGCCGCCGTGGCCGCCGCGCTCGCGGAGACCGTGGACGCCGGACGCACCGTCGAGGCGCATCGGCTGAGCGCCCGCCGCATCGAGCTGTCGGAACGCCGGATCAAGGAGTGGACCGCCTGGGAGCGCTACACCCTGTGGCTGCGGTCGGTCCTCTTCCCGTGCATCAACGTCAGCCACGTGATGATCCTTTCGTCGGTGCTGATGGTCGGCGGGGTGTTCGTGCTCCAGGGCTGGATCGGGGTCGGCCAGCTGACGACGGGGGCGCTGATCGCGCAGATGCTCGTCGACCCGGTCGGGCTGATCCTGCGCTGGTACGACGAGCTCCAGGTGGCCCAGGTGTCGCTGGCCCGGCTGGTCGGGGTCCGGGACATCGAGCCTTCCAGTGGAGACGCCGGGCTCGCTCCCGACGGGCGGGACGTGCACGCGGACCGGGTGCACTTCGGCTACGTGGAGGGCGTGGACGTCTTGCGCAAGGTGTCCCTGGAGGTCGCCCCCGGCACGAGGCTGGCGCTGGTCGGCCCCTCGGGTGCCGGCAAGTCCACCCTGGGCCGTCTCCTGGCCGGGATCTACGCGCCCCGGGACGGCCGGATCACCCTCGGCGGCGCGGAACTGTCCCGGATGCCCGCCGAACGCGTCCGTGAGCACGTGGCCCTCGTCAACCAGGAGCACCACGTCTTCGTGGGCTCCCTGCGCGACAACCTCCTGCTCGCCCGGACGGACGCGACGGACGCCGAGCTCTGGGCGGCCCTCGGGGCGGTCGACGCGGACGGATGGGCGGGTGCGCTCGACGACGGTCTGGACACCGAGGTCGGCTCGGGCGGCCTGACCGTCACCCCGGCCCAGGCCCAGCAGGTCGCGCTGGCCCGGCTGGTGCTGGCCGACCCGCACACCCTGGTCCTGGACGAGGCGACGTCGTTGCTGGACCCCCGGGCCGCACGCCACCTGGAACGCTCCCTGGCCCGCGTCCTCGACGGCCGCACCGTGGTCGCCATCGCCCACCGCCTGCACACCGCCCACGACGCGGACGTCATCGCCGTCGTCGAGAACGGCCGCATCAGCGAACTGGGCAGCCATGACGAGCTCGTCGCGGCGGACGGGGCGTATGCGGCGCTGTGGAGGTCGTGGCACGGGTGA
- a CDS encoding ABC transporter ATP-binding protein: MQIQDLPYPDPGVPDARSGSRFLWWLFRNQLGGQLKSLAWGLLHFLSISALPLCVGVAVQAVVDHSGRRLALAGGLLALCCIGSALGDTYLHRTAVTNWITAAARVQQLLAHKAANLGSALTRRVAAGEVVAVSTGDVEKIGWFVEAWSRFTAAAVTIVVVCAGMVLYQPQLGGVVAVGLPVLALAALPLLPRATRRADFQREKAGRATELASDTVAGLRVLRGIGGEELFLDRYRRASQEVRHAAVRSARMWSLIAAIQVLLPGLLLIAVVWYGVHLARQGRVEIGELVAVYSSVMILSYPLRHFEEIAMAYSFSRPSATRAARVLSLERAMSAEGSRDRAGDGDSLPAGDLYDPATGLLAPSGRLTAVVCGDPDAAGLLAERLGGHPSEEGTSVVLGGVPLDELPLGSARTAVLVQDKDPVLLSGTLRELLDVPASGAVGAEEALAAAQCADVLTALVQGSLGAEDPMDARITERGRSLSGGQRQRLALARSLFTDPEVLVLDEPTSAVDSHTEARIAQGVRDLRAGRTTVVFTSSPLLLDHADRVVLVHEGEVAAVGVHRELVRKEPRYRAVVTRETDEEAALNDVLNELEEIEETA, encoded by the coding sequence ATGCAGATCCAAGACCTTCCGTATCCCGACCCGGGTGTGCCCGACGCACGCTCGGGCTCCCGGTTCCTGTGGTGGCTCTTCAGGAACCAACTGGGCGGACAGCTCAAGTCACTTGCCTGGGGACTGCTGCACTTCCTCTCCATCTCCGCGCTGCCCCTCTGCGTCGGCGTGGCCGTCCAGGCGGTCGTCGACCACTCGGGTCGCCGACTCGCCCTCGCCGGCGGCCTGCTGGCGCTGTGCTGCATCGGCAGCGCGCTCGGCGACACCTACCTGCACCGCACCGCGGTCACCAACTGGATCACGGCCGCCGCGCGCGTCCAGCAGCTGCTGGCGCACAAGGCCGCCAACCTGGGCTCGGCGCTGACCCGGCGGGTCGCGGCCGGCGAGGTCGTGGCCGTCTCCACCGGCGACGTCGAGAAGATCGGCTGGTTCGTGGAGGCCTGGTCGCGGTTCACCGCGGCGGCGGTCACCATCGTCGTGGTCTGCGCCGGAATGGTCCTCTACCAGCCGCAGCTCGGCGGGGTGGTCGCCGTGGGCCTGCCGGTCCTGGCCCTCGCGGCGCTGCCGCTGCTGCCCCGGGCGACCCGACGCGCCGACTTCCAGCGCGAGAAGGCCGGCCGCGCCACCGAGCTGGCCTCCGACACCGTCGCCGGTCTGCGGGTGCTGCGCGGCATCGGCGGCGAGGAACTCTTCCTCGACCGCTACCGCAGGGCCTCCCAGGAGGTCCGCCACGCGGCCGTGCGCAGCGCCCGGATGTGGTCACTGATCGCCGCGATCCAGGTACTGCTGCCCGGACTGCTGCTGATCGCCGTCGTCTGGTACGGCGTCCACCTGGCCCGTCAGGGCCGCGTCGAGATCGGCGAACTGGTCGCCGTCTACAGCTCGGTCATGATCCTGTCCTATCCGCTGCGGCACTTCGAGGAGATCGCCATGGCGTACTCCTTCTCCCGGCCCTCGGCGACGCGGGCCGCCCGGGTGCTGTCGCTGGAGCGGGCCATGTCCGCCGAAGGTTCGCGGGACAGGGCCGGGGACGGGGACTCCCTGCCGGCCGGGGATCTGTACGACCCGGCCACCGGTCTGCTCGCCCCTTCCGGCCGGCTCACCGCGGTGGTGTGCGGCGACCCGGACGCGGCGGGGCTGCTGGCCGAGCGCCTCGGCGGGCACCCTTCGGAAGAGGGCACGTCGGTGGTGCTGGGCGGGGTGCCGCTGGACGAGTTGCCGCTCGGATCGGCGCGCACCGCCGTCCTGGTCCAGGACAAGGACCCGGTTCTGCTCTCGGGGACCCTGCGCGAACTGCTCGACGTGCCCGCCTCGGGTGCTGTCGGCGCCGAGGAGGCGCTCGCGGCAGCGCAGTGCGCGGACGTGCTGACCGCCCTGGTCCAGGGGTCCTTGGGCGCCGAGGACCCCATGGACGCGCGCATCACCGAACGCGGGCGGTCCCTGTCGGGCGGCCAGCGCCAGCGGCTCGCCCTGGCCCGTTCCCTGTTCACCGACCCGGAGGTGCTCGTCCTGGACGAGCCGACCTCCGCCGTCGACTCGCACACCGAGGCACGGATCGCACAGGGAGTGCGGGACCTTCGGGCCGGGCGCACGACCGTGGTGTTCACCTCCTCGCCGCTGCTGCTGGACCACGCCGACCGCGTGGTGCTCGTACACGAGGGCGAGGTCGCGGCCGTCGGCGTGCACCGCGAACTGGTGCGCAAGGAACCGCGGTACCGGGCGGTCGTCACCCGCGAGACGGACGAAGAGGCCGCCCTCAACGACGTACTGAACGAACTGGAAGAGATCGAGGAGACCGCATGA
- a CDS encoding L,D-transpeptidase family protein → MRGGGARRAVVTTMLLGALLIPLGGCGGPGPAGTGNTRTKAADKPADGPTRVPGVGDRLQRRIPAASRQVVAVYGDGKDSADATVVLYTKRGSAWDRVRSWPAHNGRKGWTTGHHEGDKRSPVGVFTLSDAGGVLPDPGARLPYTRSAAIAAPRWWSRSYWHDFDYVIAIDYNRIEGTPPNNQTRPQGYAKGGGIWLHMDHGSGTSACVSVSRAAMRYLLRTLDPDRHPVVVMGDRADLQA, encoded by the coding sequence ATGCGAGGCGGAGGCGCACGACGTGCCGTGGTGACGACGATGCTCCTGGGAGCGCTGCTGATCCCCCTGGGAGGGTGCGGCGGCCCGGGCCCGGCAGGCACCGGCAACACCCGCACCAAGGCGGCCGACAAGCCCGCGGACGGACCGACCCGCGTCCCCGGCGTCGGCGACCGCCTCCAGCGCCGCATCCCCGCCGCTTCCCGCCAGGTCGTCGCGGTCTACGGCGACGGCAAGGACTCCGCGGACGCCACCGTCGTGCTCTACACCAAGCGCGGTTCCGCCTGGGACCGTGTCCGCAGCTGGCCCGCGCACAACGGCAGGAAGGGCTGGACCACCGGCCACCACGAGGGCGACAAACGCAGCCCCGTCGGTGTGTTCACGCTCAGCGACGCGGGCGGTGTGCTTCCGGACCCCGGGGCCCGGCTGCCGTACACGAGGTCCGCCGCCATCGCGGCCCCACGCTGGTGGTCCAGGTCCTACTGGCACGACTTCGACTACGTCATCGCCATCGATTACAACCGGATCGAGGGCACTCCGCCCAACAACCAGACCCGGCCCCAGGGTTACGCCAAGGGCGGCGGCATCTGGCTGCACATGGACCACGGCAGTGGTACGTCCGCCTGTGTCAGCGTGTCCAGGGCGGCGATGCGGTATCTGCTGCGCACGCTCGATCCGGACCGGCATCCCGTGGTGGTGATGGGGGACAGGGCGGACCTGCAGGCCTGA